One Loxodonta africana isolate mLoxAfr1 chromosome 8, mLoxAfr1.hap2, whole genome shotgun sequence DNA window includes the following coding sequences:
- the ZNF804B gene encoding zinc finger protein 804B, whose protein sequence is MSASQKDFAEKEKSTARALEDVKANFYCELCDKQYHKHQEFDNHINSYDHAHKQRLKELKQREFARNVASKSWKDEKKQEKALKRLHQLAELRQQSECVSGNGPAYKTPRVTIEKQLQQGIFPVKTGRKASCMKSALLLKGKSLLRSISDKQRSAVPNRHQLPTDRRCLFGNRIPQASPDPSNVSHRTGVSFSFSKKVHLKLESSASVFSENTEETHDCNKSPIYKTNQTAEKCKCCTFANEDMHLTKKNDVNVAPSHLETVLHNTFSISSNILQDKNDPIDETLKDSIGFHASFSKSNIHLSDVDFTPNSREKETQNTLKNASQNHINHPCQANASFSPPNIYKHSDARKFECLDEFPSPEPSEQSNTVHVNPKPRRENRDKSLDETGRVSKNVKRLVRETCLHDVKSNPLPFLHVQSKDGHTKLQWPTELLLFTKTQPCISYGCNPLYFDFKLSRNTKDDHDPEDLKTELRKKSCERKAKTESQSSCLIKDQQKVIQEDNQSLKPKMIKINPDWENFQRKYNLDYNDSEPNMDKPNVSVSDLNMKNPKVPAYLETSLKDCGGNENNSDNRSKESSRVRWQSCRKVVLNNANEGLSFTPYISRTKKKHKLMPCDAHTEFEDGHQFNWDSSPYAVGGHSEHRKDFSTIFNRGNLLYFCKREHNPVERHKRKRRKHNCLSLSDELVKNDCLQTETQRERNCQMWDSLKNEKYSKHRNGHCRERSKLSKNQQQFLGPKFRRVIHCDSSSQISCAGSSEIPPNCQGLLQSKLGSYSREKIHQLNKNERSHESLDSAHICDLGKVKSMQCNSGNITCLLRNCSSSPSETTKLSMTERERTPLTAKSLLERVEAKKCQEQATNFEFSSNSYKSESEAHSQTQCTMKFATPGSNRPALHPAEKMQNISTRRSNKGGAVLRTTEKGKVKSSSNSTVSTDTDCDKHLSQGTIQVVAESRSPNIKNPTTKEQSQPLISEVQPVIQSCDPVPNDFPGALPSNRYTGVPNSTETKEDQINPELQDVSMHMNRVEGNINSYYDKTVQKHDNVEDGLEVRHKSISPPLIQQPVTFSPDEIDKYMLLQLQAQQHMQKQLLSKHLRVLPAAGPAAFSPASAVQTVPVHQHTSITTIHHTFLQHFAVSASLNSHSSHLPIAHLHPLSQPHFTPIAFSPLTPAVIPAHPTFLAGHPLHLVTAAPFHPSHIALQPLPPAAFIPALFGPHLNPATTSIIHLNPLIQPVFQGQDLCHHSFSSQMQQLHGVKEALNVSARLN, encoded by the exons AGACTGAAAGAATTAAAGCAACGGGAATTTGCTCGAAACGTAGCCTCTAAGTCATGGAAGGAtgagaagaaacaagaaaaagcaCTTAAACGTCTCCATCAGCTGGCTGAATTAAGGCAGCAGTCTGAATG TGTTTCTGGAAATGGACCAGCATACAAAACTCCCAGGGTAACTATAGAAAAGCAACTCCAGCAAGGAATTTTCCCAGTGAAGACTGGCAGGAAGGCATCGTGTATGAAAAGCGCTCTTCTGCTTAAAGGAAAAAGTCTCCTCAGAAGTATTTCTGATAAACAGCGGTCCGCCGTGCCAAACAGACACCAGTTACCAACAGACAGACGTTGCTTATTTGGAAATCGGATTCCACAAGCATCTCCAGATCCCAGCAATGTTAGTCACAGAACAGGAGTAtcgttttctttttccaaaaaagTGCATCTAAAATTAGAATCTTCAGCATCAGTTTTCAGTGAGAACACAGAAGAAACACATGATTGTAACAAGTCacctatatataaaacaaaccaaactgcaGAGAAATGTAAGTGCTGTACATTTGCAAACGAAGATATGCACCTCACTAAGAAAAATGATGTAAACGTTGCACCAAGCCATCTGGAAACTGTTTTACACAATACCTTCTCCATAAGCTCTAATATTTTGCAAGACAAAAATGACCCTATTGATGAGACGCTAAAAGACTCAATTGGCTTTCATGCTTCATTCTCTAAATCTAACATTCATCTTTCAGATGTGGATTTTACACCTAACAGCagagaaaaagaaactcaaaatacATTGAAGAATGCTTCACAAAACCACATTAATCACCCATGCCAAGCAAATGCTTCCTTCAGCCCACCAAACATTTACAAGCACAGTGATGCCAGGAAATTTGAATGTCTGGATGAATTTCCTTCACCAGAGCCAAGTGAACAAAGCAACACAGTGCACGTGAATCCCAAGCCCAGAAGAGAGAACAGAGATAAATCTTTAGATGAAACAGGAAGAGTTAGCAAAAATGTGAAAAGGCTCGTAAGAGAAACATGTCTCCATGATGTGAAGTCTAACCCATTGCCTTTTCTTCACGTACAAAGCAAGGATGGCCACACCAAACTCCAATGGCCTACAGAACTTTTGCTCTTTACAAAAACACAACCCTGTATCTCTTACGGCTGCAACCCATTATATTTTGATTTTAAGCTTTCTCGAAACACAAAGGATGACCATGATCCAGAAGACTTAAAAACAGAACTGAGGAAGAAATCGTGTGAAAGGAAGGCTAAAACGGAGAGCCAATCCTCATGTTTAATCAAAGACCAACAAAAAGTGATCCAAGAAGATAATCAATCTCTAAAACCAAAGATGATTAAAATTAATCCAGATTGGGAAAATTTCCAGAGAAAATATAATTTGGACTACAATGATTCTGAGCCCAATATGGATAAACCTAATGTTAGTGTGAGTGATCTGAATATGAAAAATCCTAAAGTGCCTGCTTATCTTGAGACCTCTCTAAAGGATTGTGGAGGAAATGAGAATAACAGTGATAACAGATCTAAGGAATCTTCAAGGGTCCGTTGGCAAAGCTGCagaaaggtagttctaaataatGCAAATGAAGGTCTATCTTTTACTCCCTACATAtctagaactaaaaagaagcataaactGATGCCCTGTGATGCTCATACAGAATTTGAAGATGGACACCAATTCAACTGGGATTCTAGTCCTTATGCAGTAGGGGGCCACAGTGAGCACAGGAAGGACTTCAGTACGATTTTCAATAGAGGTAATTTGCTCTACTTTTGTAAAAGAGAACACAACCCAGTTGAAAGGCACAAACGGAAACGCAGAAAGCACAACTGCCTCTCTTTATCTGATGAATTAGTGAAGAATGACTGCCTGCAGACCGAGACACAGCGAGAGAGAAACTGCCAAATGTGGGACTcattgaaaaatgaaaaatactcaaaacatAGAAATGGTCACTGCAGAGAAAGATCCAAGCTAagcaaaaatcaacaacaatttCTTGGGCCAAAATTCAGGAGAGTCATCCATTGTGATTCTAGCTCACAGATTTCCTGTGCCGGAAGCAGTGAAATACCACCTAATTGCCAGGGACTTTTGCAGAGCAAATTGGGCTCTTATTCAAGAGAGAAAATTCATCagctaaataaaaatgaaagaagtcaTGAGTCTTTGGACAGTGCTCACATTTGTGATCTGGGAAAAGTGAAATCCATGCAGTGCAACTCTGGGAATATCACCTGCCTTCTAAGAAACTGTTCGAGTAGCCCTTCAGAAACCACAAAGTTGAGcatgacagaaagagagagaacccCTCTGACAGCCAAAAGCCTTTTAGAAAGAGTAGAAGCCAAGAAGTGTCAGGAACAAGCAACTAATTTTGAGTTCTCTTCAAATAGCTATAAAAGTGAATCGGAGGCTCATTCACAAACTCAATGCACAATGAAATTTGCCACACCAGGCAGTAACAGACCGGCATTGCATCCAGctgaaaaaatgcagaacataagTACAAGGAGAAGTAATAAAGGCGGTGCAGTTCTAAGGACTACTGAGAAAGGCAAAGTAAAAAGTTCAAGTAATTCTACTGTTTCCACAGACACTGACTGCGATAAGCATCTTTCTCAAGGTACAATTCAGGTAGTAGCAGAGTCTCGGTCACCAAACATAAAGAACCCAACAACAAAAGAACAATCACAACCTTTAATTAGTGAAGTCCAACCTGTTATTCAAAGCTGTGACCCAGTACCAAATGATTTCCCTGGTGCTTTACCATCTAATAGATATACTGGTGTTCCTAATTCAACAGAGACCAAAGAGGACCAAATAAATCCAGAACTACAGGACGTAAGCATGCATATGAATCGTGTAGAGGGGAATATAAACTCTTACTATGACAAAACTGTGCAGAAGCATGACAACGTAGAAGACGGATTAGAAGTACGTCATAAATCCATCTCTCCCCCTTTAATTCAACAGCCTGTAACATTTTCTCCTGATGAAATAGATAAATATATGCTCCTTCAGCTACAAGCCCAACAGCATATGCAGAAACAGCTCCTATCAAAGCATCTTCGAGTTTTGCCAGCTGCGGGGCCGGCTGCCTTCTCTCCAGCCTCAGCTGTACAGACAGTTCCAGTTCACCAGCACACTTCTATAACCACCATCCACCACACATTCCTGCAACATTTTGCTGTTTCTGCGTCCCTAAATTCCCATAGCAGTCACCTACCTATAGCTCATCTGCATCCTCTTTCACAGCCACATTTTACTCCTATCGCATTTTCACCTCTGACTCCAGCTGTCATCCCAGCACATCCCACTTTCTTAGCAGGTCATCCCCTACATTTAGTCACTGCTGCCCCCTTCCATCCCTCCCATATAGCACTTCAGCCCCTGCCTCCTGCCGCATTTATCCCTGCATTGTTTGGCCCTCACTTGAATCCAGCCACAACTTCTATCATCCACTTGAATCCTTTAATCCAGCCAGTGTTCCAAGGTCAAGATCTTTGCCATCATTCTTTCTCCAGCCAGATGCAACAGTTACATGGAGTGAAAGAGGCCTTAAACGTTTCAGCTCGCTTGAACTAA